One part of the Ailuropoda melanoleuca isolate Jingjing chromosome 6, ASM200744v2, whole genome shotgun sequence genome encodes these proteins:
- the PLEKHS1 gene encoding pleckstrin homology domain-containing family S member 1 isoform X2 — protein MEPKPQKSPGKQFTFYYENEVCKQDYFIKSPPPQLFFSASSWKKRFFILSKSGERRLRLSYYKDQHRRGSIEIDRNSSVEVGISGHEKMQSIHKMFKCHPDEVMSIRTTNREYFLIGQDREKIKDWVSFVSSFCHGGEATRRNPEEKFSLGGKRPSSDPSPLLGLSSPSETVSRTTPRNSLPDMYFMEKNSPGLRPAHLPQDSLSETTEDTEEESHYISPRSILLELDTFVASNDSGESAAAGSPDQFSEGTEDHYMPMKSCFFRETSHKTADSKEESQALPEIQNGGLHLQEQGSQSDSCLPPANMEAQTTNDKKRLASLTVVQLSILINNIHDEGQVEKLNVFLSPYDIINYLTLIEAAGRICVAQWQGPPRLGCLFFHGDHLLAVNDLKPHGLDEASLFLSRSVQKEEIKLTIGRIPNSEKFHAVGCTCSLEDEGVVPFQLGQSGPGKTLRRSPAVRKGQRKGSGE, from the exons ATGGAACCCAAACCTCAGAAGAGTCCAG GCaaacaatttacattttattatgaaaatgaagtCTGCAAACAAGATTACTTTATTAAATCACCACCTCCTCAGCTTTTCTTCTCCGCT tcttCTTGGAAAAAGCggtttttcattctttcaaagagTGGGGAAAGGAGACTTCGTCTTTCCTATTACAAAGACCAACATCGCCGAGGGTCCATTGAAATTGACCG AAATTCCAGTGTGGAAGTTGGCATAAGTGGCCATGAAAAAATGCAATCCATACATAAGATGTTTAAATGTCACCCTGATGAGGTGATGTCCATCCGAACCACTAACAGGGAATACTTCCTCATCGGCCAGGATAG GGAGAAGATTAAAGACTGGGTCTCCTTCGTGTCATCATTCTGCCATGGTGGAGAGGCCACACGCCGCAACCCCGAG GAGAAATTCTCACTGGGTGGTAAAAGGCCCTCTTCAGACCCCAGCCCTCTCCTTGGTCTTTCCAGCCCATCAGAGACTGTCAGCCGCACCACACCAAGAAACAGTCTTCCAGACATG tattttatggaaaaaaattctccagGACTCAGACCAGCTCATTTACCACAGGATTCCTTGTCAGAGACTACTGAAGATACAGAAGAAGAGAGTCATTATATTAGTCCTCGAAGTATTCTTTTAGAG TTAGATACTTTTGTTGCTTCCAATGATTCTGGCGAATCTGCTGCAGCTGGCAGTCCAGACCAGTTCTCCGAGGGAACTGAGGATCATTACATGCCAATGAAATCCTG TTTTTTCAGAGAGACATCCCACAAGACTGCTGATAGCAAAGAGGAATCCCAGGCCCTTCCAGAGATCCAGAATGGGGGGCTTCACTTGCAAGAACAAGGCTCACAAAGTGACTCTTGTCTCCCACCTGCCAATATGGAAGCACAGACCACGAATGACAAAAAGCGGTTGGCCTCACTTACCGTTGTGCAATTATCTATACTAATCAA CAACATCCATGATGAAGGCCAAGTGGAGAAACTAAATGTGTTCCTTTCTCCTTACGACATCATCAATTATCTCACTCTCATAGAAGCTGCAGGACGGATATG TGTGGCTCAGTGGCAAGGGCCCCCACGCCTGGGATGCTTATTTTTCCACGGAGATCATCTTTTGGCCGTGAATGACCTGAAGCCCCACGGCCTGGACGAGGCCTCCTTGTTTCTCAGCCGGTCTGTCCAGAAGGAG GAAATAAAACTCACCATCGGCCGGATCCCAAATTCAGAGAAATTCCATGCTGTCGGCTGCACGTGCTCGTTAGAAGACGAAGGTGTCGTACCTTTTCAACTGGGTCAGTCTGGACCGGGGAAGACACTGAGGAGGAGTCCAGCCGTTAGAAAGGGTCAGCGCAAAGGAAGTGGAGAGTGA
- the PLEKHS1 gene encoding pleckstrin homology domain-containing family S member 1 isoform X1, with protein sequence MVIPQLQFWRKQCHCRGQQTPSEFSCPGASNQCKQFTFYYENEVCKQDYFIKSPPPQLFFSASSWKKRFFILSKSGERRLRLSYYKDQHRRGSIEIDRNSSVEVGISGHEKMQSIHKMFKCHPDEVMSIRTTNREYFLIGQDREKIKDWVSFVSSFCHGGEATRRNPEEKFSLGGKRPSSDPSPLLGLSSPSETVSRTTPRNSLPDMYFMEKNSPGLRPAHLPQDSLSETTEDTEEESHYISPRSILLELDTFVASNDSGESAAAGSPDQFSEGTEDHYMPMKSCFFRETSHKTADSKEESQALPEIQNGGLHLQEQGSQSDSCLPPANMEAQTTNDKKRNIHDEGQVEKLNVFLSPYDIINYLTLIEAAGRICVAQWQGPPRLGCLFFHGDHLLAVNDLKPHGLDEASLFLSRSVQKEEIKLTIGRIPNSEKFHAVGCTCSLEDEGVVPFQLGQSGPGKTLRRSPAVRKGQRKGSGE encoded by the exons ATGGTGATTCCTCAGCTTCAGTTCTGGAGAAAACAGTGCCATTGCCGCGGTCAACAAACACCGTCAGAGTTTTCGTGCCCTGGAGCTAGTAATCAGT GCaaacaatttacattttattatgaaaatgaagtCTGCAAACAAGATTACTTTATTAAATCACCACCTCCTCAGCTTTTCTTCTCCGCT tcttCTTGGAAAAAGCggtttttcattctttcaaagagTGGGGAAAGGAGACTTCGTCTTTCCTATTACAAAGACCAACATCGCCGAGGGTCCATTGAAATTGACCG AAATTCCAGTGTGGAAGTTGGCATAAGTGGCCATGAAAAAATGCAATCCATACATAAGATGTTTAAATGTCACCCTGATGAGGTGATGTCCATCCGAACCACTAACAGGGAATACTTCCTCATCGGCCAGGATAG GGAGAAGATTAAAGACTGGGTCTCCTTCGTGTCATCATTCTGCCATGGTGGAGAGGCCACACGCCGCAACCCCGAG GAGAAATTCTCACTGGGTGGTAAAAGGCCCTCTTCAGACCCCAGCCCTCTCCTTGGTCTTTCCAGCCCATCAGAGACTGTCAGCCGCACCACACCAAGAAACAGTCTTCCAGACATG tattttatggaaaaaaattctccagGACTCAGACCAGCTCATTTACCACAGGATTCCTTGTCAGAGACTACTGAAGATACAGAAGAAGAGAGTCATTATATTAGTCCTCGAAGTATTCTTTTAGAG TTAGATACTTTTGTTGCTTCCAATGATTCTGGCGAATCTGCTGCAGCTGGCAGTCCAGACCAGTTCTCCGAGGGAACTGAGGATCATTACATGCCAATGAAATCCTG TTTTTTCAGAGAGACATCCCACAAGACTGCTGATAGCAAAGAGGAATCCCAGGCCCTTCCAGAGATCCAGAATGGGGGGCTTCACTTGCAAGAACAAGGCTCACAAAGTGACTCTTGTCTCCCACCTGCCAATATGGAAGCACAGACCACGAATGACAAAAAGCG CAACATCCATGATGAAGGCCAAGTGGAGAAACTAAATGTGTTCCTTTCTCCTTACGACATCATCAATTATCTCACTCTCATAGAAGCTGCAGGACGGATATG TGTGGCTCAGTGGCAAGGGCCCCCACGCCTGGGATGCTTATTTTTCCACGGAGATCATCTTTTGGCCGTGAATGACCTGAAGCCCCACGGCCTGGACGAGGCCTCCTTGTTTCTCAGCCGGTCTGTCCAGAAGGAG GAAATAAAACTCACCATCGGCCGGATCCCAAATTCAGAGAAATTCCATGCTGTCGGCTGCACGTGCTCGTTAGAAGACGAAGGTGTCGTACCTTTTCAACTGGGTCAGTCTGGACCGGGGAAGACACTGAGGAGGAGTCCAGCCGTTAGAAAGGGTCAGCGCAAAGGAAGTGGAGAGTGA